The Plasmodium knowlesi strain H genome assembly, chromosome: 4 genome window below encodes:
- a CDS encoding AP-2 complex subunit sigma, putative — translation MLNFILLQNKQGKTRFSKWYINCNEAKQKKIERDINKILINRSRSYANIFVYENFKIVYRLYAGLYFVICIENENELYILEFIHFMAQLLDTFFTNVCELDLLFNFHFLYYFFDNIILGGYIYEVNKNIILDKISKIKKFI, via the exons ATGCtaaattttatccttttacAGAATAAGCAGGGGAAGACACGGTTTTCAAAATG GTACATCAACTGCAACGAAGCCAAGCAGAAGAAGATCGAGAGAGACATCAACAAAATACTAATAAACAGGAGTAGATCCTATGCGAACATCTTCGTCTACGAGAACTTTAAAATTGTGTACAGGCTATACGCAg GCCTGTATTTCGTCATATGCATCGAGAACGAAAACGAGTTATACATCCTCGAGTTCATCCACTTCATGGCACAGCTTCTGGATACCTTCTTCACCAATGTGTGCGAATTGGACctccttttcaatttccaCTTTCTCTACTACTTCTTCGATAACATAATTCTCGGCGGATACATCTACGAggttaacaaaaatattattcttgacaaaataagtaaaataaaaaaattcatttga